AGCAGACGAGGCAGGGTGGCAGCGCTACCACGTACAAGGGCAGAGGAAGACGACCGTGGAGGCGACGCAGGTCACTTCGGCGAGCTGGTAACTCAGTTCTCTAAAGATCCCATGTTTAGCACGTTTTGCACTATCCAATTCATGCTGCAGCCCAAATCAAGCATGGAGGGTACATATGGTGTCAAAATCGAGCTGAGCGCTGATGCATAACGTATATATTAGATGCCTGAAACATGAAGTTCGCATATATGTTGTATTTTTCTACAAGCACCAAGTGCATGTACTATGAATCCTATATAAAGATGCCTGAAGCATCAACTTTGCAGATATTCAGAGCTCACATAAACGCAATTGTCAGTTGCATTTGTATATGTCGCATAACTTTGACTTGCAGATCCAGCATACATGCACAGCATACATTGCATAATTGTTAATAACATGCATCGAGCATACTCGGTGTCAACTTGCGAACCACAAATTTGATCACGGAAATTCGACTTCAGCAGGCACTCATCTTTACTTTTCTTCTCAGAACATTTAGTCCAAATACAAAACATTCAGTACTAGCACCCATAGTCACACTTGAAATTCAGTCCCAGCACTGAGCGCACAAGCATGCATCTGCTCATACCCCAAATTTGAGCAACAGAAGGGAAGGCAGAAGGGGGGAAATATCCCAAAATTTCAAATGTCCCATATAGGCAATATGCTTTTCACATGGGACATTTAGAAACTTAAATGCAAAGACAAGAAGGGCATAAGATCAGTGCCAACTGAAGTGGGGCATAGGCATATGATCCAAATATCATGGGCATATGAACAAATCCCCTCAAAATATTTAGGGCGTCATACTGACTGTGAACGGAGAGAGCATCATACTGATCTTGAATGATTTTAGGGAATCATTAGTTATGCAATCACATTACATATGGTTCGTTTTACAGAACATATCCAAGATGAGTAATCCATGTGAATGCTGCCGGATCAAGCTTAAGTTTCTAAGGCAGATCAATGGCAACTTCATGCACAGCCTGGTTAGTTATTTCTGTCTTTCCTAATTTCTTAGTTCAGTGGGCTGTCTGATGTTTAGAGTTTTTTTTGCTGCCTCAAACATTTTCTGCACCATTCCTTCTTGTTACAGGTCATACCAGAGTGGTTTGTGAACCAATTTGGAGGAAAGATATGGGGAACAGTCAGACTAGAAACCTCTGATGGTAACATGTATGATGTTGGAGTCACTGAGAGTATGAATAGAACAATCTTGAAGTCTGGATGGGCAACATTTGTTGACGCCAATCAAATAGAAGAGAACTATTCATTGATGTTTCGATACCTTGGGAACGCACGCTTTGAGGTTACAATATTTGATTCCAATGGTAAAGAGAATACCTGGTGCTGTTCTGGGATGAGAAATGCCTCTGGTGTTCACAAGCCAAGCTCATTTGATGTTGATAATTCTAGTAGCCGTGGTGGTACTACTCAGTCTTCAGCAAGCGAAGGATCGGATTCAGATGGAAGCCAGAAGGAAAGATCTTATTCTTCTGAAGAATCGTCAGGTTAAGACGTTAAATTGTTTACCCAGATTATTCAGTACCCTCCACCACACCTTCTCTTACTGGTGAATTGTTTTTTACAGCAGAATACAATCTATCAATAGATAATCCAGTGGAGTCAGATGATGTTAGGAATTATTATGTCTTATCAGGCAAGTGCGATCTTACAGAAGCGCAGGAGTTGAAATTACATGCATTTGTACAGAAGATTCGACCGGAAATCCCTATGCTTGTTGTACTGATGAAGAAGAGTAATGTGAGACATCATGGTGATCTGGTACGATAGTTTTACCGTACACGTTTTGTATGAACTGCTCTCCTCTGTCTGTAGCTACTTGCAGTTTCTTGGTATGATACTATCTTGGAAAGTCAGTGTTCAGGTTCTAACTATTACGAACCTCTGAAGGATATGCTTGGACAAAATGCATATACGTTACTAAATCTACGTTATTATTTCCGTATCAGTTGAATCCATGTGTGTTGGAGCAATTTAGCCTTTGTCATAGTCTTAACATCATAATTATTTAGTACTCAGCTATCATATAAAACAGCACAACTGTATCACTAATACTTCATACCTATTTTTCCATTAGGTAATACGTAAGGATTATGCACACAAGTACCTGCCATGCAAAGATACAAATATCATACTCCAGCTGCCTAGGAAGAACAAAATTTGGGAGTGCAAGTTCCAGATCAGGCCATCAGGCTCGACTGATGCTGGTCGGCGCAACCTTTCTTTGGGCGACTTTGTTGGTGACAATCTTGTTAGGGAGGGTGATATCTGCCTCTTTGAACCAATGACAAACACTAAGCAGAAAAGATTCACAATGACAGTCCACATCCTTGACAAATTGAGTATTGATCATTCCCCTGGAAGAACAACTGACATTGGCTCTAATCATGGAAGGAGATGCACCAAGATGGGCGGAGTTAAGACCAAACCACCTATCAATGGTATGTCAACACACCACTAAGATGTTGCCACTTCTAGGATGCATGTGTCACACTTCAGTTCATGTTATAATATGTTTGATTCATGTGATAATTTCTACAGGTGAGGAGTACTCTTCACAACATGAAGAGTGTGGTGTATCTGATAATTCTGAAGAATGTTCTGAGCCTCCCTTCATGTTGCCTCACAGATCTTGTCTAACACCAGCACAGGAGAACAAAGTACTGGAGAAAATTAAAGACATTGAGTCAGACTCAGAATTGCCCTTTTATGTTGCTATCATGGGCAAGATCAATGTATGTCGGGGTAGCAGCCATTACATTCACCCTCCCATCCTGGTAAGTTCAGGGACACCATTTTGTGTCACAGCCTGTCAGTTCCTCGAGTCCATCAGCATCATTTGATAAGATAAATAGGAAGAAAAAATCCCCAAGTATTGCATCAGTTCTTCGAAGTATTGCATCTGTGCTATTCTAATATTTTCCCCTTGTTATGTATGTAAACAGAACTTTGGGTTTCGGTATGCGGCTAGGTATCTTGGTGAGAAGTTTGCTGCTGGCCATCATGGTGGCAAGTGTAATGCAATCAACTTAGTACTTCAGCGGGAGGGGAAGAGCAGACCATGGCCTACCAAGCTGCGATATACACATGTCATGCGAGCCTCGAGCCAGCAGATGAGGGTTATCAAAGGATGGCCGTCTTTTGCCCGCGACAACCGCCTGCGGGAGGGGGACCTCTGCCTCTTCAAGCTGATGGAGAACGAGGAGCAGTTGACGATGATGGTCTACATCATTCGCCGTGAGAAATGTTAGCCTGAAAGCATGCTTGCTGCTATGATGATTTTGAACTTTGGGAGTGCAAAACTGTGTGTGGTAGTGTGTCTTATCTGCAAAAGGGGGAGCAGTACATTATATTGTTGGTTTCTTAGTTCTGTGAGGACTTTGTTAATTTGAGAGTAATTTGGATGGCTCAAGTTTAAACAACCTGTGATGTGTTGCCAATTGCTGATGTTTGAAGGCACTGTTTTTGAATGTGGGTTCTCGCCAGCAGCATACAAGATACTGTGCTGGGGTGAAACGGGGAATGGGTGCCATGAAAGTATTGTGGCACGCTAGAGTGCCTGTATCTTTAAAGTATGACTCTATTTAGTTTCAACCAATTGAGACGTGATCATGCAGGCGAAAAAGTTTCTTTTCAGCAAGGATGCAGGCATCAATCAGCTATATAGCATATCCAGCAGAACCCTGAAACAGTTTTGAGGGGCTTTGGTGagggagcattgacaaggccacGTTGGCGGCTCGTTCTGACAGCACGCGTCGTCATTCGGTAGTCTCAGAATCTCAATATAATTTTTATTATGCTTGAGATGCTTTGTACTTCCGCTGAACATTTAAAATATATCTTACCCTTTTTTGTTAAAGAAAACCTAGCATGCTGGCGCCCCCGGCTCCACCCACTCCTATGTGCTCCacggcctccccctccccctccagcgCAAGCCGGTCGACGAGCTCGGCTTGCTAGACTCCAACCCGTCGCCCTCCGATTAGTCCTGCCATGGCTCCCCCACCTATCGACAGGTGTTGTGCGGCTCCCCTTAGTCCTTGCCCGAGACCTTGCTTAATTTGAGATCCAATGGAAGAGCAGGCCGTAGGCAGCGTCCATGATCAAGAGGGCTAGGAGATTGTTCTTAGCCGCCGCAGCCGTAGGCAGCGTCCATGATGCTCTAATCCGTGAGGAGCCCGGTGATGGTACAGCCGCGCTCGCCGCAACGCGATGTGGAGGACGATCTCATCCACGTCGACCGTGTCGCGTAGAAACGAATCTCAGCAGTCATCGGTGATGGATCCGCCACAGGACGTGGCACTGCTGCTTAGTATAGGATCGAAAGGGGAGGCGGGGAGAGGAGGTGAGAGAGTGGAGTGCAGTGTTGACTTCGATTTATGGTTCATCCGGAGTGGGATTATTTGTGAGGGCTGGCTGCGCCAGGGTGGGCCGGTCCGACGTGATGGACGTGCTTGGACCTGTCCGGCTTTCTCAGATTTGGCAGAGTTCGAGGGTTCGTCAGCCCGGACGTCTGCAGCCGGTTTGGGAAACCCGATTGGCTCACGTTTTTGTGACTGGACATTGTTGGATCTTCTACTTGGTAAGTTTGAGGAGTTCGACTATAGATGCTCTTAGTATAGTTGTTGGGTCGTCTACTTGGTAAGTTTGAGGAGTTCGACTATAGATGCTTTTAGTATATTTTTTTCCAAGGAGGCAGGTCTCATTTGGGAGTTCGGCACAGGCCCTAAATTGTGATGGCCCGGCCCTGCACCGCATGCGGCCGTAAGTTAGTGAAAATTGTTAAATCTGatccttcttcaaaattttaacACAAAATGAACCCGATTTCAAAATTTCTCAGAAAATGACTTATTTGCACGAGGCCTCAGCCCGTGGTGCCATGCTGTCTAGCATAGTATGGTACCCCAGCCCCAGACGTCATGCAGATGTGCCTATTTGACGAAAAAGGATCCTCTCTCCCCCGCTTTATATGTAAAGCAACTATCACCATAACATCCGAGCAAATCGATATAGATGCTCCATCACTGCACACAACACATACAGGCAGCGACACACCACCCTAACGACTACCAAGCATTCTAAAGATGCACGAAGAAGAACCGCATGAGCCGACGGAGACCATCACCAAGATGAGCAGTCCACCGAGGACAGGTGAGATGGACAACACCGGAGCTAGGACTCCAAAgacgatgccttcaagaaggtcACGACCATTGATAGCCACCACCATCTGATCCTGAAGACCATGTTTTCACCCAGAGCATCATGAAAGGAGTGGGAAACACCGCGACGGAGCTGTAGGGAGGACAAAGACGTCCACGAAAGCCACCGCCGTCGGCCAGTACACGGACTCGGCAAGTGATGGACCCCGGTGCTCATACCCCTCTGTCGCATCCTAGCTCCGCCAACCACCCGCAGCCATGACACCATAGCCATAGATGGCCACAAGGGAGCCCTCCCGCGCCGTGCACTAGGGTCTCGCCGCCAGGGCCCGACCGGGCAACAGGCGCACACATTGAACCGCTGCCgcgttgccccccccccccccccccccgccgccagCGAGCCACGACAAGGGAGGTCGTCCGCGACCCACAGCACCAGGGGCGGATATGGACACGCCACCGCGAAGCAACAGCCGCCACCACCAACCTCCAGCCTGCACCACCTCCATGCCACCCGTCGCACGGTCGCCACGCCACCCTCGCCGGCCAACTCCAGAGCGCCGCTGCGCTGGAGTGCCTGGCACCGAGCGTCACATCCTGGCCCGAGACTTTCGGCATGGGTCGCATCCCCCGCACGAGGAAACGAAGGAGCCAGCCGCCGGCGGCGATGACCGGGCTTCGCCCGTTCGCGCCCCTGGTGGCGGCGAGGGGAGCAGGCTCGGCGGTGACACTAGTGTTGGCCTCCCGGACGCTCGCGGGAGGAGGGGAAAGCGAGGTGTATCGGGCATTTTGGATCCAATGAAAAATCAGATGTGGCCATTTTATGATATATATTTTTAAAACCGGTCTATTTTGTGCTAAATTTTCAAAAAAGGCCCAAATCTGTCAATTTGCACCGCGAGTTGCTCCTCCCCTGCCAGCCGACGCAAGCATTCCACCTGCCGCACCTACATCTAACACTCTGACCGCTTCCCCTCCGGCCGCTCGGATGATCGGCGGCGGGATAGACACTGGGTGTCGTGCTCTCCATCCTGGGCCCGACGGCCTCGGACGCATCAGCCGTGGGGGCAGGGATCTCGCTTCCATCCCGACCCCGCGCTAGCTCGTCGTGCCCCTTTCCCCATCCCAGCGACTCCAAACGGTGATGATTCGGCTGCGCTGGGGCATCGTGGATGGGGACGGTCGGCGGGGAGGGCCAAGGGTGGAAGCAGAGTCATGCGCGGCGGGCATTCGCATCCTCCTcgtattttttttcttctcccaCCTACCGGCATGTCCATGGTGGATTATCTCATAGTAATATACTGTAGATTGGTTCTGTCTGGAATCCTTGCATAATACCAGTGGAATCTTTCGGATTGCAGGCAATGACACCCAGTAGCCCGAGTATGTGACTAGAAATTATTCACTGGTTCTATTACGGTATTAGCTGGTACTTGTCACTGCTTTAGTCGATAATTGGATAATATGGGAGGCAATTATATGCATCTTTTTGAGAAAAATAATCAACAATAATACTATTCGTCATTCAGGGTgtagaataagttattcttcgcCCCAAGTAATTTTACGGTCGTTTCATACATAAATTACATTCAAAATACAAATAGTTATATTCATATTGGTTTACTACATAAAATTTGGCATAAGAAAACAAAAATATAGCTCATAAGACCAGAAAAATTGCATTTAATAtatattttacactatgtttttacatTCGTAATTTTACGTAtcaaaaaatattttttacggcgaCTATATATTTTCTTACGGATTCTCTTTACGTAtgaaataagacaaaatttacgGAACCTAAAATTACGGTGCTTTGATATTAAATTATAGGGGATGAAGAATTATATatatctttacctaataataaagcaaattGGGTTTCTTTCGTCCATCATGGCATTTTTCAGAAAAGTCTCTCTATTTCAGAGAATTCAACCCGCAGTCCTGTTTTAAGTTAAAACAAATCGTTATTTTCGTATTTTACACAAAAGTTCCTGTCTTTTCTTGAAATCAACCCGCCGTCCAGATTTAAGTCACACCCAAACCGTTATTTTACATTTTTTCAAAACCCCCTGATGTTTTAGGTAATTCATCCGCGGAtcatatttaagtcaaacaaatgCTTTTTAAAATCATTCATAtattttaaaccgtaactccgatttgaacatgttatatatgaaatttgattagaaaaatatttagaatatgaatatgagattatttTTACCTGTTAAGTATTTTTAAATATCATTTTGGAATATATTTGAGTCAAACCAAATGATTTCCTAAATTATCTGTATCTTTTAAACCATAAATTCGATTTTAAcatattatatatgaaattttACTAGAAAAATGTGTGgaatctaaatatgatgttaactttacctgttaaatatttttaaaatattgaTATGGAAGCAAACTTATAATTTATAGCGCAAGATCCTTTTTTTTCATACCGGCGGCGATCCAGATTGCAAATAAACACCCCACTATAACCATATAGGGAAAAGAAAACATCGATAACTGCACATGCATACCTCTGAAAAATATCGCAGGGGAAAACAACAGATTTCACATCGCGAGAGTGAGAGaaagcgagcgagcgagagagagagagagagagagagggagagggaggagagagggagagagagacgcCTTAGGATTAACCATATTCAACACACgtttttttttttgttttgtgtGAACACCGAGGCCATCGCCGGCGAGGGTGAGAAGGAGGATAAGCGGTAACACAAATATGATGCCCCGCAAAAATAAAGGGGATGGACCTATTGTGGTCTTGAGTGATGATTGTTGAGTTAAGAGCGTGTGTTATGTTTTCTCtctcgttgcaacgcacgggctcttttgctagtgtgtgtgtgtgtgtgtatatatatatatatatatatatatatatatatatatatatatatatatatatatatatatatatatatatatatatatatatagggcgTCGGTCTATTATGATAACACCCCTTAAGACCTTATTCTGCTAACACCTCACCCGACGTACAGTGCCCAACGCATACCGAACCTCCCCACCACCCACGACCCAACCCACCTCCACCACTTCCTCCTTCTGCCTCGTCCCCAACTTCCCCCCCAACCCGCCCCGCACCCGTGCTccaccccgagccgccgcccctaCTATCCCCACCTTCTCCGACGCACACACGCACCCCACCCTAGCCACCATCTCCGTCACGGCGTGgcccacccgagccgccgtcccaCAATCCCCACCTTCTCCGACGTGGCCCACCCCACCTGAGCCACCACCCACCCTTCCCACCTTCTCCGGTGTGGCCTGCCCCACCTGAGCCATCGTCACACTGTCCCACCTTCTCTGGCGGGATCCTCCTCCCACCCCTGCCCAGCCACCAACCCCGGCCGCGCGACCGCCAGATCCGGTGGGATCCTTCTCCCCGTGCATCGCAAACAGAGGTGATGTGGCCCCTCACCCCGGCCCCCCGAGCCCCTCCCCGCGACGGCGCGCCCCGGTGGTCGCCGAATCCGGGCGCCTCCATCTTCCAAAGGTCCACGACTTTGCCCCTACCTTGTTTTATTTACCGGATCCGGCTTCCGTCTCGCCCGTGGGCACCTACGGCCGCCGCGTCGACCAGGGGAGAAAAAGGAGTACGCCCCCATTCCCTTCCCCATCGAACTGCATCTCCGCATGTACAGTGCAGACGCCCTGT
The Aegilops tauschii subsp. strangulata cultivar AL8/78 chromosome 3, Aet v6.0, whole genome shotgun sequence genome window above contains:
- the LOC120962035 gene encoding B3 domain-containing protein Os03g0619600-like, which codes for MLVVLMKKSNVRHHGDLVIRKDYAHKYLPCKDTNIILQLPRKNKIWECKFQIRPSGSTDAGRRNLSLGDFVGDNLVREGDICLFEPMTNTKQKRFTMTVHILDKLSIDHSPGRTTDIGSNHGRRCTKMGGVKTKPPINGEEYSSQHEECGVSDNSEECSEPPFMLPHRSCLTPAQENKVLEKIKDIESDSELPFYVAIMGKINVCRGSSHYIHPPILNFGFRYAARYLGEKFAAGHHGGKCNAINLVLQREGKSRPWPTKLRYTHVMRASSQQMRVIKGWPSFARDNRLREGDLCLFKLMENEEQLTMMVYIIRREKC